The region ATAACTCAATATAGAGGCTAAAGTAAGCACAAACGTCGTCGCCATCGACATACCAATAGCAGATGCAAGCTTGCTCGATACCCCCATAAAAGGGCACAGGCCGAGGAATTTTACTAAAACGAAATTGTTAACCAGCACGGTGCCAATCAACAGTAAAAGATAGTCTGTCATTACTACACTTTTTCTACTTGAGAATGCTATTAAAGATGAGGGGTATTATCTAAGGTTTATGCTTGATTAACAACGGATAAAAAAAAGGGTTATGTAAATAATAACCCTATTTTGTACTAAAGCTCTTACATTGGTTATTTATTTATCTGTTTTTGCGATGATTTCTGGTCTAGCAATATAATATCCTTGCAGTCCATCAACGAGTAACTTTTCTAATGCGAGTTTTTCGTCTTGTCGTTCAACCCCTGTCGCAACCACTTTAATGCCTATTCTGCGGGAAATATCTACAATCATTCTTACAAAAAATTTGTTGTTATTATTCTGCTCAATGGCATCGCTATAGCTAGTATCCAGTTTTATAACATCTGGTTTTACTTCTCTAAAAAACTTGAAAGATGAAAAGCCTAAACCGAATTGCTGAATAGCCACTTTTACACCGACTTTGTGCATTTCGTTGACGAAACGTTGACTGGCATTGAGGTTGTTCTGCATGCCTGATTCATTGACTTCAAATATTAATCTGGCTGCGACAGTGCGATGACTTGATAAAATGTCTCTTAGCCAAGAGACGAACACATCTTGTAAAGCTGAAGATGCGCTTAGGTTTACACCGAAACTACCGGTTAAAGTTGGGTTAGCGCTGAGTATTTGAATACTATGTACTACGATCATTTTATCAAGTTCGACATTTAAACCGTGTCGCTCAGCCATCGCAACCACACTGGCAGTGGGTAGGTTAGAGCCTTCGCTGTTGAAGAAGCGTGCAAACAATTCTCGATAAACATCAGTTTGGCTATTACATGGCAATATGGGTTGTTGGAAAAATTTAACCCCTTTTCGATTGATTAAGTCGTTAATCGTCACTTTCCAGTGATCATCTCCTAGCTGTTCGCTACCGTTGAACTTTTCAAGTATGTGGTATTTGTTAGGGCCAGTTGTTTGAGCAATGCTGACAGCTGTGTCAGCTAATGTGAGTAACGCATGGGCATCAGAATTATTGTCATAAGGAACTAGACCTGAGTTAGCGATATTATCCGCTTCAACATTTTGAGCGTATTCGTCTAAATTTCGTTTAAGTTCGATAAGAAATTGTTCGGCTTCTTTTACCGTTATTTCTTTAATGAATAGAGCGAAATCACTGCTTGATACTCGGTAATATTCATTTGTACCAAATTTTGAACCTGCGGTTCTTATGCAAGAGGCAATTTTAATTAAGTAGTTATCTCCGGCTTCTCGTCCTTTTAGCTGGTTAATGCTAGATAACTCTGCTGCTTTAACTATACACAAAACACCAAATTGGCGTTTATCGGAAGCCGTAATTGTTTTGAGGTAATCATTAAATCGACGTCGTGTCGAAAAGCCCGTGATGGGGTCTTGATAGGCTGCTTTTGTTAGTTCATCATTTTGTTTATGAAAACTGGCAATACTGGTTTTTAGTTCACCACGGCTTTTTTCTAGGGCTAAACCTACAGGTTTCAAAGACCCTTTAAGCTTTGAAGTTTCAACGGCCTGGAAGGATAGATTGGATATATGACTAATATATTCGGAAATGTATTTAATCCCTTGACGGTGGCGGTGCATCAGTATTGCAAAACTTAGCATAATAACTAGGTAGGCAATGAAAGTTAAAGTGGCTGCTTTTTCAAAATTGACAAAACTGGTTGTTATAACAGATTTAGTACTTAACCTGACTTGCAAACGACCTTCAGGAAATATGTTGCTATGGCTTAATTCTATGTGGAAAATTTCATCTTCAAAATCAGCATCATTTTTAGATAAAGTGCCAAAAGTAAAATTGTTATCACTATCTGAATTATGAATATACTGGAAAAACTGAAAGGTAAAAGATTTCGACAATTCGTTATAAAGCTGTTGACCATTGTCATTCCAATTAGACATTGGTTCTAAATGCTTAATGTAACTTTGCGTGGCAATGTCACCTTGGCGCTGCATTTCTTTTTTTTCAAGATCGTAGATACGAAATAGCAATAATCCAAATATGACGAAAAGTACTAACTGGAAAGATTTAGATAAACCCATGAATGATCCGTTTCCTGTAATAAATTTTTGTCACAATATCGAGAGATAAGCGCAATAAAATTAGAAACCTATAAAAATATTAGGAAGATAGTAAATGAAATTGTAGTGTAAAAACGGATAAATGATAAGGTTTTTTTTTAATACGAAAGGAGATGCACTGAGAATTGAATAGAGATGTAAAATCTTGGCTCCCCGGACTGGACTCGAACCAGTGACATACGGATTAACAGTCCGCCGTTCTACCAACTGAACTACAGGGGAATTGAAGATTTATATAGTGCTTTAGAATTGGCTCCCCGGACTGGACTCGAACCAGTGACATACGGATTAACAGTCCGCCGTTCTACCAACTGAACTACAGGGGAATCGAATAATTCTATTTGTAACTTAATCTGAAGTGGCTCCCCGGACTGGACTCGAACCAGTGACATACGGATTAACAGTCCGCCGTTCTACCAACTGAACTACAGGGGAATTGATACTTCAAATATTGTGCTTTAATTGGCTCCCCGGACTGGACTCGAACCAGTGACATACGGATTAACAGTCCGCCGTTCTACCAACTGAACTACAGGGGAATTGATTAAAACTAAGATAAAATTGGCTCCCCGGACTGGACTCGAACCAGTGACATACGGATTAACAGTCCGCCGTTCTACCAACTGAACTACAGGGGAATTGCATTTTATCTTTATTCTCGACTTACTTTACTAAATTGGCTCCCCGGACTGGACTCGAACCAGTGACATACGGATTAACAGTCCGCCGTTCTACCAACTGAACTACAGGGGAATCGTTTTAGCAATGTATTGCTGAGAACGGAGCGCATAGTAAAACGCTATGATCAATCAGTCAACTCGAGATATAAAAAAAAGTGAAAAATTAGTGTTAAGTGGTCATCTAATGCACATCGTGAGTTATAAATGGCCGTTGTGACTGATTTTTAACTGCTACCTTTTCGAATCTAACAATTTCTTTGTATATCTATTACTTAGAATTTGTTTATCTATTGCTTGAAATACTATTACAAAGATACGCATGAGACTATATTTTGATCATTATGACTCTAAAAATAAGAATTGCAGATGATGATAGATAAGTATGGTCTTAACTGTGACAGACAATTAATAAGGCCTCCTGATTTTTTGCTAGGGTTTATGATTGTTAGAGTAAGTATCTTTTGTCAGTAGTCAAATTTATCACCGTGTGCTGTCATGTATAAATTACTGCTGATGTGATTAGCATTGATTTCAGCAATTATTAATAGTCAACGTTATGAGTCTCTATAGGTGTTGGGATCAATAGAAGTGATTGTGGCTTTTAAATAAATGGTTGAGTTTGGCAATTCCCTAGAATTTTACTATCAAGTAGATAAGCTTGATCCAATCCTAATCTAAAGTACGTATATAGGAAAAGTACTAGGTTTATTAATATGTACAATTACTCAGTCTCTTAAATGACTTGCTAAATCTCAGTGTGCTAATGACTGATAACTTACAAATGTAATTTTATTACATGTTACTTATTTTACGTTTTTATTAAATTGCGACTACCGTGATAGCCCAGTAATATTGGGCTAGAGTGACTTATCCACTAAATCTGTGGATAAGCCTGTGTGTTAGTCTAAAAATATGCCCTCAAACCCTTACTATCATTGGCACTGACTTAAAATCTACCAATTATCATCTTTCAAAAAAAGTTGTTTTTATTCAGTTGGATGCAAAATGCAATGCTTTTGTTTTTGTGAGAGTAGTTTAGGTATGTTTAATGTAAGCGAAGACAAATCGAAATTGTGTATTAAATAGCACTATAATGACGGTTTGTGGCGCTTTTTTATCCAGTTAGGTGATAAAAGTTTCGTTGTAGCAATATTTCATTTTTTCATCGTTAAACTGTAATAAATGTCTGTTATGTCATTTTTATAAAATGTGATTCGCAAATTTTATTCGCTTTAGTATAAAATACGCCTTCACCCAAGAAGGATATTACCTCGTGTCAGAATCGGTTTTTAATCTAGTATCAGACTATACGCCAGCAGGTGACCAACCCACTGCAATTAAACAACTTGTAGATGGCTTAGAAGCAGGCGTGGCTAAACAAACCTTGCTTGGGGTAACTGGCTCTGGAAAAACGTATACCGTCGCCAATGTTATACAAACATTAGGGCGTCCTACCATTATCATGGCGCCTAATAAAACCCTAGCTGCCCAGCTTTATGGCGAGATGAAAGAGTTTTTCCCTAATAATGCCGTCGAATATTTTGTTTCTTATTACGACTATTATCAGCCAGAAGCTTATGTGCCTGCTTCAAACACCTTTATCGAAAAAGATGCATCAGTTAACGCACATATCGAACAAATGCGTTTATCGGCCACTAAAGCACTGCTAGAACGTAAAGATGTTGTCCTTATTGCTTCAGTGTCTGCTATCTATGGCTTGGGCGATCCTGAGCTGTATATGAAAATGCTTCTACACTTGCGCCAAGGTGACACCATGGGGCAAAGAGACATCATCACTCGCCTTGGTGAACTACAATACACTCGCAATGACATTGATTTACAGCGCGGTACTTTTAGAGTCCGTGGTGAAGTGATTGATGTTTTTCCTGCTGAATCTGAGCGTGATGCCATTCGGATTGAATTATTTGACGATGAAATAGAACAGCTGAGTGAATTTGACCCTTTAACTGGCCATGTCACTAAACGTGTAGCTAGAACTACCGTATACCCTAAAAGCCACTATGTGACGCCTCGAGAGACAATTATTGACGCGACGGAACATATTAAAGAAGAATTAAGAGAGCGGCGTCAGGAGCTATTAGATAACAATAAGCTTATTGAAGCACAGAGAATTTCAGAGCGGGTACAATACGATATTGAAATGATGGTTGAGCTGGGGTATTGCTCCGGCATTGAAAACTATTCTCGCTATTTATCCGGCCGCTCTATTGGTGACGGGCCACCAACGTTATTGGACTATTTACCTGCTAACGGTTTACTCATCATTGATGAATCACACGTCACAGTGCCACAAATCGGCGCCATGTATAAAGGTGATAGAAGCCGTAAAACAACGTTAGTGGAGTATGGATTTAGATTACCGTCAGCGTTAGATAACCGGCCGCTTAAATTTGAAGAGTTTGAGCAGTTAATGCCGCAGACCATATTTGTCTCTGCAACGCCAAGCGATTATGAATTTGAGCAAAGTGATGGCGAAATCGCTGAGCAGGTTGTAAGACCAACGGGTCTATTAGACCCTGAGTTAGAAGTGCGCCCCGTTGCGATACAAGTGGATGATTTATTATCAGAAATCCCTAAGCGCGTCGCAGTTAATGAACGTGTGCTAGTGACGACATTAACCAAGCGGATGTCAGAAGATCTAACTGAATATCTTGATGAACATGGTGTGAAAGTTAGATATCTGCATTCGGATATTGATACCGTTGAGCGAGTTGAGGTTATACGTGATTTAAGGCTCGGTGTTTTCGATGTACTTGTGGGAATTAACTTACTTCGTGAAGGGTTGGATATGCCTGAAGTGTCTTTAGTGTGTATTTTAGACGCTGATAAAGAAGGCTTTTTACGATCAGAGCGGTCACTTATTCAAACCATTGGCCGAGCTGCACGAAATATCAACGGTAAAGTGATTCTTTATGCGGATAAAATCACCAAATCTATGGCAAAAGCCATGGAAGAAACCGAACGTCGCCGTACAAAACAGCATGAACATAACCTTAAAATTGGTCAGAAACCTAGAGGTGTTGTTAAGAAAATTACTGATGTAATGGACTTAGGGGATCCCCATCGTGGAAACAGTAAACATCAGTATACGGCTTTTGGTAAGGTCGCTGAAACAGCGCCATCATACGGTGATAAAGACACGAAAGTATTGAGTGTTGCTGAACTGGCGAAACAAATTGATGTGCTTGAAAAGCAAATGCATCAACATGCTCGCGACTTAGAGTTTGAACAAGCTGCCGCTGTTAGAGATGAAGTTAAACAGTTGCGAGATAAAATTATATCGGCAAGCTAAGTTGTTGAATTTTATTAATTGAATTCTAAGATTGCTCATATTGCTAAAATTTGAGCATAAAAAAACGCGCTAATTAGCGCGTTTTTTATTAAGCCACTCTTAATAATTAATAAGAGTTTATGCTTAGAAGTTTGCTGACTTAGGTGCACGTGGGAATGGAATCACGTCACGGATGTTGCTTACGCCCGTTACATAAGAAACCAAACGCTCAAAGCCTAAACCAAAACCTGCGTGAGGCACTGTGCCGTAACGACGCATGTCACGGTACCACCAGTAATCTTCCTGATCTAAGTTCATTTCAGCAAGACGAGCATCAAGTACGTCTAAACGTTCTTCACGCTGTGCGCCGCCAATAATCTCGCCAATACCTGGTGCTAATACATCCATTGCAGCCACTGTCTTACCGTCATCATTTAAACGCATGTAGAATGCTTTGATGTCTTTTGGATAGTTTTTAACAACAACAGGTGCTTTGAAATGCTCTTCTGCTAGGTAGCGTTCGTGCTCTGAATGTAAGTCGATACCCCATTCAACGTCGTACTCAAACTTTTTACCACACGCTTTAAGAATTTCAATCGCATCGGTGTAATCAATTTGCGCGAAGTCACTGGTTACGAATGCTTCTAAACGTTCAATGGCCGTTTTCTCTACACGTTGTGCGAAGAATTCTAAGTCATCACGACGTTCATCTAACACTGCCCTGAAGCAGTATTTAAGCATGTCTTCAGCAAGTTTAGCTGCATCATCTAAATCAGCAAAAGCCACTTCAGGTTCAACCATCCAGAATTCAGCTAAATGACGACTTGTATTTGAGTTCTCAGCGCGGAATGTAGGACCAAAAGTATACACTTTTGATAATGCACAAGCATAAGTCTCAGCATTCAATTGACCTGATACAGTTAAGAATGATTCTTTGCCGAAAAAGTCTTCGCTGTAATCTACAGTTCCATTGTCGTTACGCGGAAGATTTTCTAAATCTAGTGTCGATACGCGGAACATCTCACCAGCACCTTCAGTATCTGAAGCAGTGATAAGCGGTGTAGAAACCCAGATGTAACCTTGTTCATTGTAAAAGCGATGAATCGCTTGAGATAAACAGTTACGAACGCGGGCAACAGCACCAATAATATTAGTACGTGGGCGAAGATGGGCTAATTCGCGTAAGTGCTCAATCGAGTGACGCTTAGCAGCCATAGGGTAAGTGTCAGGATCTTCAACTAAACCTGCAACTTCAACCTTGGTCACTTGCATTTCAAATGCTTGACCTTTACCTGGTGATTCAACCACTTCACCAGTCATGATCACAGAGCAACCAGCAGTAAGCTTTAGCACTTCATTAGTATAATTTTCTAAATTATTCGGTATAACACCTTGAATAGGATCAAAACATGAACCGTCGTAAACGGCTAGAAATGAAATACCAGCTTTAGAATCGCGGCGTGAACGAACCCAACCACGGACTGTAACTTGCGAACCAATCGCGAAGTCACCTTTAAATACAGAAGCGACAGATGTAATGCTCATTGTTGCTTAGTTCTCCAATGAATCAAAGATAAAATAGGGGCTTTATATTACCTTGATATAGGCTTTTCACAAGCGCAAAAGGGTCTAACTCGCAGTTATTTTCACAACTTTTAACAATCTCTACTGTTATTGCATAAAATTATTAGGCTATAACCGATTTTTGATCAAAAAATAGGGTTGTAAGCGTATGATGAAAAGAAGTATTTTAATGCTATAAAAATAATAAAGGGGGGGGAGATGTCCAAAACTAAGATAATCCAAATTGTATTAACCATACTGTCAGTAGCGGGTTGGTCTTTGGCTGTTTACGCTCTGTTAGTTTTCGGTGATGCGCGTCCCGATAGAGCCGTTGGGTATTACATGAGTAAAGGGGTTGAAGTACGCCTTGATTGGGATCCTGCTCTAACAGTCACGCTTGAGTATGTTATTTGGAGTTGTGCAGCGATTAGTTTTGTTAGTTTAGCGGTAAACTACTGGGCGCGTTCAAGGAGCAAAGTCGAATACTGGTATAATATTCCATTGCTATTTACTGCATCTTTAGCTGCTGGTTTATATATTCGTTATGTTGTTTAACGTCAAAGTATCTTTTAAACGGCTAATTTTTCAAATTGTTAGTGTTCGCCGTCTTAATTATCAGTTTATTCAAAGAGTTTTTAATATAAGTTTATTATAGAAAGTTTACTCACAGTTAAGTGTCGTCTAGGTGACAACAAAGTAAATTGATTATAGCTGCAGTGACTCCCCAAATAAATTTATCCTCATAAGGCGCGTAGTGAACATCGTAGGTTTTACCATGACGGTGATATTTCGCACTATATCGGTTATCGGGGTTCAAAAAATATTTAAGTGGCACCCAGAAGGCGTCAGCTACTTCACCAGGATCTAACTTTATATCAAAAGGCTGCTTGATAATGCCAATGATTGGAGTGACTTCAAACCCGGTGAACGTAGTGTGTGGTGGAAAGGTTCCTATAATATTGACATTGTCAGGCAGTAACTGAATTTCTTCCTCTGACTCCCGTAATGCTGTTTCTATCATATTATTGTCTTGCTTATCTACTTTACCGCCGGGAAAACTAAATTGACCAGGATGGGCTCTTAAATGCAAAGCACGCTTGGTTAATAGTAGCTGTAATTCACCATTAACTTCTAACAAAGGAACTAGCACAGCAGCTTTTCTTAAAGTTTCACTTTCTGCAGGGGAAGGAAGATGGCTTTCCAGGGTTTGTAACGAAAAGTTAAAATTGAACTGCGCTGTATTCATTAATACTTCCCTGATGATTCATGCATTTATTATGGAATGAGTCACTAATATACCTTCTTATAAATTAACACATTATCAATACTTGTGGCGATGGAATTAGACCAGAAGATGATGTGTTAGGCACCTCGTTTAAAACACTACCCTAAACTTTAATTCATTGAGAATAATCCTCTCCTAGTGGAAATTATGCACTTTTCATGTGCGTGGTTGCACCAAAACAATTGTCTTGAGTTGTCGTTATGATTTTATTTCAAACAAAGTCAATCAATTTTTAAATGCTTGTTAATATCATAATCTACTGATTATTAAGTTTTAATTGTTTTTCATAATATTGAAATAAAACTGTATTTAAACTGAGATGTTCAGCTGGCATGTTAACTGCTGGGTTATTAATCAGTATAGACATTCGCGAGGAAGACAAATATGGGACTGGAAAAGTTACTGTATTTGCAAGGCGTAGGCGCTGAGTTTATTGATTGCTTTGGCAACAATGTGCAAATTCAGCCACGAGATAGAAACGGAATTTTACAGTCTATGTGTTCAAGTGACTGTATGGTTGATGAGGTCAAAAATAATAGTGAGCAAGCCATAACTTATGATAATGAATCTTCATTAGCTGGTTTGTCTGATAATTACATTCAAGAGCGTATTTATGAATTAGATGCAGCTCCTTGGACTTTGCCCTTACAGGGTTTTCAATGGAGTTACGTTGATAATCCAACGACAGAATTTTATTTGCCGGCTAATTTTAAAGGTAAAATTCGCGTAGAAATCTGCTTAGAAAATGGTGAAAAATTTCATTATCAAGTTAACTTACTGCAAATGCGAATTGTGGGAGATTATGCCATTGATGGCATTCAATACTTAAAATATCTGCATCAGTTAAATCATGTGATTAATGCTCCGATAGGCTTAGGGTATCACGCTATTTCAGCGTCTTTTGAATTTGATGGTTTTTCTAATCGTTTTCACGGTCAATTAATGATTGCCCCTCGAGAAGCCTTTACTCAATCAGTGGCAACAGGCTCAAGTTGGGGTCTTAGCACTCAGTTATATAGCTTACAAAGCGAAAAGCAGTGGGGAATTGGCGATTTTGGGGATTTACTGAGCTTAATCGATTTAGCTGCTCAAAAAGGGGCTGATTTTATACTACTAAATCCATTACATGCTTTGGATTTACCTGAAAATGTCAGTCCATATAGTCCGTCAGACCGCCGCAGACTAAACCCACTTTATATACATATTGATACGGTTGAAGAATACTCTGCAATAAAAAAACTATTCGATAATGATATTTGGAATAAAAAGAAGGCTGAATTAGCACGAGTTGAATTATTAGATTATAACGTCGTTTATGAAATAAAATTTGAAATTTTTCAATTACTTTATCAGCAATTTCTCATTGTAAATAAAACCTCAAATACTGAGCGTTACCAACAATTCACCCAGTTTAAGCAAGAGCAGGGTGATGCATTAATCCAATATGTTACGCATCAACAGGACCACTACGACAAATTAAGTAAAGACGCTCACTACGAATATAACCGAGAATATAAAGACATTGAGTTTCTTTGCTATTTGCAGTTTGTTGCTAGTGAGCAGCTTATTCTTTGTCAATTAACTGCAAAATCAATAGGAATGCCTATTGGTCTCGTCCGTGATATGGCGGTCGGGGCCTCACCCACGGGATCAGAAGTCACCGCCAATACTCAATACTTTTGCATTGACGCTAATATTGGTGCACCGCCAGATCCCTTTGCACCACAGGGGCAAAACTGGGGCTTAACGCCTTTTGACCCAATCAAGATTGCTCAACATCGTTTTGAACATTTCATCGACTTGATTCGATCTAACATGCAGTCATGTGGCGGTTTGAGGATTGATCATGTCATGGGCTTACTGCGTTTATGGTGGTGGCCTAAGCAACAAGGTTTGGGCAATGGCGCCTATGTTTACTATCCACTTGATACCTTACTGGCCATTCTATGTTTAGAAAGTCAGCGAGAACAGTGCATCCTCATTGGTGAAGATCTCGGCATCGTCCCGCCAGAAATTAGAGATAATTTATCCAAAGCCAAAATTTTCTCTAATGAACTGTTCTACTTTTCAAAACATCACCAAGGCTTTACCGAGCCGCATCTCTATAAATCTCATAGCTTAATGATGCTAGCTAACCATGATGTCCCAACATTAACGGCGTGGTGGCATGAACAAGATATTGAGCTACGTCATCAATTGAACCTTTATGAAATTGAACAGAATTATTTGGATGCTAAAACGCTTAGATATCAAGAAAAACAGCAACTGATATCACTGCTTAAACAACAACAATTGATTGCTGAACAAACAGATCTACAGAATATCATTTTTAATCAATTGATTATTGCTTGGCTACGACTGTCAGCATCAGGCTGTTCTTCGTTGTTTAGCGTGCAAGTTGACGATCTTGTTGATGAGCCGACGCCGATCAATATCCCTGGCACGTGGAAAGAATACCCCAACTGGCGACGAAGGCTTTCAGTGACTCAAGAACAGTTGGCGCTCGACTCGACAGTCAGTGAAAGGCTAGAGACCGTTAACAACACTAGACGCAAACAAGTACCCACAATGAGCTGTAAAAGCCCACGGACAGTCAATGACTTGTAAAGCGTATTTCATAACGGATGTGACTCATTGATAGACACAAGCGAATTTATTTTAATCTTTAACGGAGCAATGCTAAATGACGAATAATGCCCCTTATTTTAATCATGGAACAGATATCGCGTTACTGAATGGTGACTACACCGATGTGTTTTCGGTATTAGGCATGCACAAAGCCGAAAATAATAAAACATTGCTCGTTAGGTGCTTTGTCAAAGGCGCGCTAGCAGTGGAAGTATTAAACCTCAAAGACGGTAAAAAAATAGCAACGCTTTCACAAGTTGATGGAGAAGGGCTTTTTGCAGGAACGTTAGGCAGACGGGTGAAGCCATTTTTATACAGTTTAAAAGTGACTTACCCAATGAGCGTTGAAACCATTATCGATCCTTATCAATTCGGCAGTTTACTTAATGATGATGACACTTATTTATTTGCTGAAGGTAAACAACAAAAAAGTTATCAATTTCTAGGTGCTAATTGGCAAACACTGGCAGATGTTGAAGGCGTACACTTTTGTGTTTGGGCCCCAAATGCTCAAAAAGTCGCTGTTGTGGGGGACTTTAATCATTGGGATGCAAGACAGCATGTTATGCGGTTTCATCCAAGTAACGGTATTTGGGAAATATTTTTACCCAATGCTAAAACTGGGCAATTTTACAAATTTAAAGTGACCACCCAAGCGGGTGAACTGTTTGAAAAAGCAGACCCTTATGCTATTCAAATGCAGGCGGCGCCGGGAAATTCTTCCGTCATACCCGCAAAGAATGATTATCAATGGCAAGACAAAAAATGGCTTGAAAAACGCTCAAAGCTTGAGTTACATGAGTCACCTATGTCGGTCTACGAGGTGCATTTAGCGTCATGGAAGCGCAAAGGTGAGTGGGGCGACACTTATCTTAGCTATGAAGACTTATCAAATGAGCTTATTCCATACATCAAAGAAATGGGTTTCACTCATTTGCAACTAATGCCAATCAGTGAATATCCCTTTGATGGGTCATGGGGTTACCAACCAGTTGGTTTATTTGCCGCGACTTATCGTTTCGGCGATCCTTCTTCGCTTAAAGCTTTTATTGATGAATGTCATCAAAATGATATTGGTGTTTTGCTTGACTGGGTGCCAGCGCATTTTCCGAAAGACCCTCATGGACTGGCTAAGTTTGACGGCAGTTGTTTGTATGAGCATGAAGATCCACGTCAAGGTGAGCACCCTGATTGGGATACGCTGATTTTTAATTATGGCCGTGGAGAAGTGCAAAGCTTCTTACTAAGTAATGCTTGCTATTGGCTTGAAGAATTTCATTTTGATGGTTTAAGACTTGATGCTGTCTCATCCATGCTTTATTTAGATTATAGCCGCGAGTCAGGTCAATGGTTACCGAACGAGTATGGTGGCCGAGAAAACATACAAGCAATTAACTTTTTAAAGTTACTCAATGAACGCATTTATGCCGATTACCCTGGTGTCACCATGGTAGCGGAAGAATCAACTGCTTGGGGCGGTGTGACTGACACTACTGAGAATGGCGGCTTGGGATTTGGCTTTAAATGGAACATGGGGTGGATGAATGATTGTTTAAGCTATTTAACCAGAGATCCCATCCATCGAAAGCATCATCACCATGAAATGACATTCAGTTTGG is a window of Shewanella donghaensis DNA encoding:
- the malQ gene encoding 4-alpha-glucanotransferase, producing the protein MGLEKLLYLQGVGAEFIDCFGNNVQIQPRDRNGILQSMCSSDCMVDEVKNNSEQAITYDNESSLAGLSDNYIQERIYELDAAPWTLPLQGFQWSYVDNPTTEFYLPANFKGKIRVEICLENGEKFHYQVNLLQMRIVGDYAIDGIQYLKYLHQLNHVINAPIGLGYHAISASFEFDGFSNRFHGQLMIAPREAFTQSVATGSSWGLSTQLYSLQSEKQWGIGDFGDLLSLIDLAAQKGADFILLNPLHALDLPENVSPYSPSDRRRLNPLYIHIDTVEEYSAIKKLFDNDIWNKKKAELARVELLDYNVVYEIKFEIFQLLYQQFLIVNKTSNTERYQQFTQFKQEQGDALIQYVTHQQDHYDKLSKDAHYEYNREYKDIEFLCYLQFVASEQLILCQLTAKSIGMPIGLVRDMAVGASPTGSEVTANTQYFCIDANIGAPPDPFAPQGQNWGLTPFDPIKIAQHRFEHFIDLIRSNMQSCGGLRIDHVMGLLRLWWWPKQQGLGNGAYVYYPLDTLLAILCLESQREQCILIGEDLGIVPPEIRDNLSKAKIFSNELFYFSKHHQGFTEPHLYKSHSLMMLANHDVPTLTAWWHEQDIELRHQLNLYEIEQNYLDAKTLRYQEKQQLISLLKQQQLIAEQTDLQNIIFNQLIIAWLRLSASGCSSLFSVQVDDLVDEPTPINIPGTWKEYPNWRRRLSVTQEQLALDSTVSERLETVNNTRRKQVPTMSCKSPRTVNDL
- the glgB gene encoding 1,4-alpha-glucan branching protein GlgB, yielding MTNNAPYFNHGTDIALLNGDYTDVFSVLGMHKAENNKTLLVRCFVKGALAVEVLNLKDGKKIATLSQVDGEGLFAGTLGRRVKPFLYSLKVTYPMSVETIIDPYQFGSLLNDDDTYLFAEGKQQKSYQFLGANWQTLADVEGVHFCVWAPNAQKVAVVGDFNHWDARQHVMRFHPSNGIWEIFLPNAKTGQFYKFKVTTQAGELFEKADPYAIQMQAAPGNSSVIPAKNDYQWQDKKWLEKRSKLELHESPMSVYEVHLASWKRKGEWGDTYLSYEDLSNELIPYIKEMGFTHLQLMPISEYPFDGSWGYQPVGLFAATYRFGDPSSLKAFIDECHQNDIGVLLDWVPAHFPKDPHGLAKFDGSCLYEHEDPRQGEHPDWDTLIFNYGRGEVQSFLLSNACYWLEEFHFDGLRLDAVSSMLYLDYSRESGQWLPNEYGGRENIQAINFLKLLNERIYADYPGVTMVAEESTAWGGVTDTTENGGLGFGFKWNMGWMNDCLSYLTRDPIHRKHHHHEMTFSLVYAYTEQFILSLSHDEVVHGKGSLLHKIPGDDWQKFATLRAFLGFMWGHPGKKLLFMGTEFAQRDEWNHNQSLDWHLLQYAPHQGMQDWVRDLNSLYLENPALYELDHQASGFQWLDCDNGDASIFSFIRYGKDSQHLIFVVNMTPQVHHHFRVGLPSENDYIEVLNSDSPCYGGSAVSNGTIINTDIAWQGMARSGLVTVPPLATIVLSVNSADSMLALEED